From a single Microbacterium murale genomic region:
- a CDS encoding polysaccharide biosynthesis protein codes for MKSAENSIVHTDTGSITIVSVAQRRRRMAAAIVDSLAWVVGILAAVVLRFEFEPSATGWIATLVLAVIAAGLQVGVGYFLAFYRGRFTYGSFEEVRTLGLAVTAQAFVLAVIVMTIGPLVNVPRGTVILAFPFVLLMMFGVRYLARLMLERNRKPGDAAAPALIIGAGYLGDTLLHNITTDPTSPIRAVGILDDDPAKKNLRLRGVPVIGRTSQIAEAAERTGAKAAVIAIGRADSALLRRLTDAAASAGLTVSVTPTLSNLVSGEESAADVRDISIEDLIGRHPVDTNVELIAGYVTGRRVLITGAGGSIGSELCRQLAKYGPSELIMLDRDETGLQLAQLGTSGHGLLDTKDVVLADIRESETLNEIFAARRPEVVFHAAALKHLPMLEQYPDEAWKTNVLGTLNVLQAAQAVGVDTFVNISTDKAANPTSVLGHSKRVAEKLTAWAGEQTGMRYLSVRFGNVIGSRGSMLPTFKALIEAGGPLTVTHPDVTRYFMTIPEACQLVIQAGGIGRTGEVLILDMGEPVSILEVAKRMIAMSGKSIEIVFTGLRHGEKLHEVLVGTREDLERPFHPKVSHTTADPISPERLDKAGWEARMVSEPRNNDTAIIEPVRLTNTENPK; via the coding sequence CCGCGGCCATTGTTGACAGTCTGGCCTGGGTCGTCGGCATCCTGGCCGCAGTCGTGTTGCGTTTCGAATTCGAGCCGTCAGCTACTGGCTGGATCGCGACGCTCGTGCTGGCGGTCATCGCCGCCGGACTGCAGGTCGGCGTGGGCTACTTCCTCGCCTTCTACCGTGGCCGCTTCACGTACGGGTCTTTCGAAGAGGTGCGCACTCTCGGGTTGGCCGTTACGGCGCAGGCGTTCGTCTTGGCCGTGATCGTCATGACAATCGGCCCTCTGGTCAACGTCCCCCGCGGTACGGTCATCCTCGCGTTCCCCTTCGTGCTGCTGATGATGTTCGGCGTGCGCTACCTGGCCCGGCTAATGCTCGAACGCAACCGCAAGCCAGGTGACGCTGCCGCGCCGGCTCTGATCATCGGCGCCGGTTATCTGGGCGACACCCTTCTCCACAACATCACGACCGATCCCACCTCTCCTATCCGCGCTGTCGGCATCCTCGATGACGACCCGGCGAAGAAGAACCTGCGGCTGCGCGGCGTGCCCGTGATCGGTCGCACGAGCCAGATCGCCGAAGCAGCCGAGCGCACGGGCGCAAAAGCGGCCGTCATCGCGATCGGCCGTGCCGACAGTGCGCTTCTTCGGCGCCTCACTGATGCCGCAGCGTCAGCGGGACTGACCGTCTCGGTGACCCCCACACTTTCGAATCTGGTGAGCGGGGAAGAGTCGGCCGCCGACGTGCGCGACATCAGCATCGAAGACCTCATCGGCCGTCACCCCGTCGACACCAACGTGGAGCTCATCGCGGGGTACGTCACCGGTCGACGTGTGCTCATCACCGGCGCCGGGGGTTCAATCGGCTCTGAACTGTGCCGGCAGTTGGCGAAGTACGGCCCGAGCGAACTCATCATGCTCGATCGCGACGAGACCGGTCTGCAGCTGGCGCAGTTGGGCACGTCCGGCCATGGGCTTCTCGATACCAAGGATGTCGTACTTGCAGATATTCGGGAGAGCGAGACTCTCAACGAGATCTTCGCTGCCCGTCGCCCCGAGGTCGTGTTCCACGCCGCGGCGCTGAAGCATCTGCCGATGCTCGAGCAGTATCCGGATGAGGCCTGGAAGACCAATGTGCTCGGCACGCTCAACGTGCTTCAGGCCGCTCAGGCAGTCGGCGTTGACACATTCGTCAACATCTCGACCGATAAGGCGGCGAACCCGACCAGCGTGCTGGGGCATTCCAAGCGCGTCGCGGAGAAGCTCACGGCCTGGGCGGGGGAGCAGACCGGAATGCGTTACCTGTCGGTGCGCTTCGGCAACGTGATCGGCAGCCGCGGATCCATGCTTCCGACGTTCAAGGCGTTGATCGAGGCCGGGGGGCCGTTGACAGTCACGCACCCGGATGTGACGCGGTACTTCATGACGATCCCTGAAGCCTGCCAGCTCGTGATCCAGGCCGGCGGCATCGGGCGCACGGGAGAGGTTCTCATCCTCGACATGGGCGAGCCGGTATCGATCCTCGAAGTCGCCAAGCGCATGATCGCGATGTCGGGCAAGAGCATCGAGATCGTGTTCACCGGCCTTCGTCACGGTGAGAAACTGCATGAGGTACTGGTGGGTACCCGCGAAGATCTCGAGAGGCCGTTCCATCCCAAGGTCTCGCATACGACGGCTGACCCGATCTCGCCCGAGCGGCTGGACAAGGCGGGCTGGGAAGCACGCATGGTCTCGGAGCCACGAAACAACGACACCGCCATCATCGAGCCAGTGCGCTTGACCAACACGGAGAACCCGAAGTGA